The sequence below is a genomic window from Eleginops maclovinus isolate JMC-PN-2008 ecotype Puerto Natales chromosome 20, JC_Emac_rtc_rv5, whole genome shotgun sequence.
CTTGTGATTACGTACAAGAAAACACAGATTCCTTGTTGCACAGAAAGGATTAGGATGATTAAAGCTTATGTACATACACAGGAACAGTGCATATATAAACAAATTATGTTGCACAACCAGACTCTTTTTTGccctcttttgttttccttaacTCTTCAGCTTacccaaaaaaatgttctccCCTCACTCTCCAGGGCCTGTCAGTCTACCCAAAGGCAACGCGTTGGGTCTTCCTTTCCAGAAAGAGTCCCTGCTGGGCATGGTATCAAACCCCACAGAGGTGTTCTGCTCCGTACCGGGCCGTCTTTCCTTGCTGAGCTCCACATCCAAGTACAAGGTTACCGTGGCCGAGGTCCAGAGACGTCTGTCACCCCCTGAGTGCCTGAATGCATCGCTCCTGGGAGGGGTTTTACGCAGGTCAGAGCTCAGACTCATTCAACATGACAGCAAGCTGGATTTAAtatttccctgttttttttaatgaaagtgttcaagttgaacctaatattttgtattttaactcaatatgattgctttcaactaacctaatacagttattggAAATCTGTTGATATAAgagatttaattaaagtaaatgtttcagttttttcagtgtgacaGAGGGCTACAGTAGCACTGTTTCACAAAATATAATCCAAATTAATCCAAACATAATGGATTTCCTTGTTTGTTTAATCAATAACTTTGTAATCTGCAAGCATTTGATTGGGTTGTCTGATTGCCTTAGACATAAATAATCCTCAAACTGAGGAGTTGCAGCTCTAAATATCTGTAGATTAAAGCTCAGCAGCCCATGGGAAAGGCTTTTCTGAAAGCACAGCTTGGCTCTGTTGCTTTTGCTCATCAGTTTTTTGCATAAGGTTCGTGACATTCTTTGTGTGGTCTGCAATTTtggttttcttctttctctgggGATAGGTTACATCAACACAGTTAGTACCAATCTAAAGACtccgtgggtgtgtgtgtttgtcaggggTTGCAGCATGGGTAGGTTTATCTGTGGCGGCGCAGTTGACCTTATGGCACATATGTTAGTGTGGCAGTCTGTTGAGGGACTGTGAGGTTACAGTATGTACTCTACACCCCTGACTGAAGCGTTTTGTGCTTGGAGTGCACGTTTGCAACTTCCCATGTGCCTATGTTAATgctgacatgcacacacacacacacacacacacacacacacacacacacacacacacacacacacacacacacacacacacacacacacacacacacacacacacacacacacacacaaacaatcgCAGACATTTTTAAGTAGGTCATATAGCACTAGGAGGGGGATCGTTAGCGGAGGGAGTGGGGGGAGACGAGGATGCGGGGATGGgggcaatcacacacacatgccttcCTAAAGATGCTCCCTCTCTCACCCGCCATGGAGAGGGAGAGCTTGCCCTCCAGTCATGTGTAAAACTGAATCGGCCCTTGCAAGTGGGGAGTAAGTGTTTCTGTAAATGCGTGTATGAGAGATTTTTGTGATACGCTTTTGGAGTTGAAGCATCAACtgggaaaaaagtgttttttaggTCATGAGAGCCTGTTTGTGAGATTTAGTTGTTATCAAAAGTGGACAATTAGACCTCCTGCAGAAGCGAGTGCGATAATACAGCAACATCCATACAACTCTATTCTGTTTGTTCCCTCTAATTTATGGGTTATATACCCTTAAGCAGATtttaattaaagataaataatgtcTGAAGAGATTGGGAGATGGTTTCTAAGTTTCCTTCTCCTTACTAATAATTTTCTAAGAAAACGTACATGcattgttttggaaaagttGGAATTAATTATCTGAATTAATTCTCAGCTGTTTACTGaatatgtgtctttgtgttctcCTTCTGCAGAGCCAAGTCAAAAAATGGAGGTCGCTCTCTGAGAGAAAAGCTGGATAAGATTGGACTCAATCTGCCTGCAGGAAGAAGGAAAGCAGCCAATGTCACCCTCCTAACCTCACTAGTAGAAGGTATGACATGTCACTCAGTAGCACATTCTCAGCTCTAATTGCTGTTTTCTGCGGCTGGAATGTTGCTGTATGAGTGAGAGCGTCAGTCTCATTCACATATAGTGTGTGGGTTTTTAGTACTGTAAAATATCTTCTTTCAGACTATTCATTGTTTCAATACTTcatgatttgaataaaatgtaaatattgtagtGAGTTTTAAAGAACTTTGAATGGGCCATTAAAGACATCATTTCTCAGGTTTCTAAGCGTATGCGCAACACTAATGGTGCAACTGAATATCCTACAAACACCAGTTCTTCCAccattacaatttaaatatttgttattactCTCATCTCACACATTGTGGTCAAGTATACATTATTTCATTCCTTTAGAGACTGCAGCATCCAAGTCCCCAGATCTGCAGTTTTTTAATAGCAGGGAGGTACTGGGTTATAATAAGGACACCTTCACTTTCCCTTGTCAGTGTCTTGAATAGTAAAAGTATCAGTAAAGCCTTACCCAGAATGCGATGCTTCAAAATGGAAACACTATCACTTTAATCATATCTACCTGCCGTAGGCTGAGGTAGAATATTTTTCCTCCCTTGCACCCTACACGCCTAATTTTTTATAAATGGGCTGATGATTATGTGCAGGAGAATGACTGGAGGCTTGTGTTATTTAGAGACCTTCAAAGCTGAATTAAGCCTTGTTATCTTGTGTTTGGCTCGCCAGGAGGGCCTGCTGACCTTAAAGATTGTGCTTCTGAATAGCTGCCCGCATCCTCAAGTGATGTGCACGACTATCAATAAGCGGTTCTGTTGGCGCCATGGGCACTATCTGCTAGCATTTATTCACATAAGCCCATTATGACCATGCAAGTCAAACCACCCTCAAGACGGAAATATATTCATCTCACTAGCTCTCCTTCCCTTAAGCGAGAAGACTGAGTACAGCTGATTATTCTGCAGTTCAACCACTCCACTTCATGTGCCTTGATGCTTGTGTGTATCAGGTCAAAGCGGTATATAGTGCTCTGAATTGATAAACTGCCGAAGCCGGCCAGCTTACCATTTGATCATCTCAGCCCAATGTGTCAGAGGACATTTGGGGataatgtgtgaatgtgtgtatcatATTAATCTTTATTCTTTGGTTTTAGACCAAGCATAACTGAATTGAATTGGGTTTGAaggtgattttcttttctctttggtCTGTTTTCTTGTTCTCTTAGGTGAAGCTGTTCATTTAGCAAGAGACTTTGGTTACGTGTGTGAGACAGAGTTCCCTGCAAAGGCAATTGCTGAATACCTAGGCAGGCCGCACGTGGAACGCAACGAGGTTAACTCTCGCAAGAACATGCTGCTCGCTGCCAAGTAAGTGCCTTGTCTGCATGGCTGCCTTTAACATGTAGAAGTTTTTTAGTATTGATTGATTACTTGAAGATTTTGCGAGTTAAATATCCTACTTTAATCTCAGATTACAATAAAACAGTACATGTGTTAATATACATTTTCCCCCTTTACTTAAACATTCTGGTTTTCTTCTTTTAGGAATATCTGCAAGGAGTTCACTGACCTGCTAACACAGGACCGATCGCCTCTGGGAAATTCCCGGCCCGCCCCCATCATGGAGCCTGGAATCCAAGGCTGCCTGACCCACTTCAGCCTCATCACTCACGGCTTTGGCTCTCCCGCCATCTGCGCCGCCATGACCTCGCTTCAGAACTACCTGAACGAGGCGCTCAAACAAGTGGACAAGATGTACCTGAGCTCTGGTAGCGACACCCAGGGATCCTCAGACAGTGGAAGCAAATCTGCCGACAAAATGGACAAGCACAGGAAATGAGAGCTCAAGGAAGAATCCTTATGAACTTGAGAACCCCTGAGTCCCTTAATCTTGCTGCCCTGTCTGCCCTTttggacttaaaaaaaaaatcagtattGATTGATGAGTATTGTCATTTTGAGAGCTGaatttgtgcgtgtgtgtactcGCACTGTTGAATTTATATCCTATTTTTTGAGATGTTGATGAGAAGAACTTGTCACTGCTGGCTGCAGATCAGTCTTTGTTGGCACTGATGGTGCATGACCGTGTGCTGGTCCAAATGGGAGCCCATCCGTTGAGGGCGTAAACACACTATATCACACTAACCACTATGCAGTTACACACAGTTGCCAATGTGCTGATACTACAACACAAGTACCTGCTCTCAGTGGACAACAATGGAGAAAGAAGTGCatactgtttttttcttccaagaGGACATCATTTCAAGATGACTTGCTGTGGCTGTGAATTCCTCCCAGCCCCACCCCCCCAAACCCCCATCCTGCTCTGTCTGGAGGCAAATCCACTGATTTCCTGTGTCTCAATGGACTTGCAAAGGACAATTTTTatatgagaaagaaagagaagaaaatccacttcattttctttctttctttttgttgtgcTTGATTTGCACAACCACTTCAAAATGGCTACAGTGTTATTGTGCTTTGTTCATGAGAGATGATTTGAATCTTATGTAGGCCTGAATGAGAAAAGATGAGTTTTGGTTTGTCAGTCTGTGTTTGGTCAGAAACCAGAGACTTTACAGCCTCTTCAGTGTTCATGTGGATTACAGGCAAAGCAGTGCCTCtattgtttctctgtttttttaaaactggcAGCGTTAAGTGACCAAGTAAGGTATTGATCATTCTTAGTATTTAAAAACCCCAAGTTACCAACAACCTAACGACCCCTTCAGTCCTaccagagtgtgtgtatgttgtgtgaACGcgtgaaaatgtatatatttcttttcttcaaaaaatgtttttaattagaCAATAAATTCCAAACATAGAATTTAATCCAGTGTCTTGTCCTGGATGtaaatattttctaatttaTGTTGTAATTTAATGGGATTGTGTAAATAATGGTATCATTCTGGTGTATGGTTTCACTTTTTATGATGATGTGTTTAACTTTTATAAATGGGTTAGTTTTTTATCGACTAGCGGTTAGGAAGTGGGCATGATATACTTTtttgaaaatatgtaaaaaaaacaaaaaaaaaaactgttttaaagtttaaggaaaaataaaaaaatgaaagactCAATCCCGAAGCAGTGAGTCAGTGATGTTGCCTAGGCTGCACACAAGTACACATTTTTGTGTGCACTATTGTTCTGTAGCCCCATTTTCAGCAGTATTTCAGAGATGATGGGTAAGTCATGAGTTGGAAGAGTTTCCTATTaataaacagcaacaaaaagcCCCAAACTAATGGGAACAGTAGCCATCATTATCTGCTCTCACTTAGCTTACAAATAAGCTGTGTGGTTCAGTGAAGGCAGAGACCTCAAAAGTACATCATGTGATGAACAAATATGCACAgctgagaggagaaaaaagctTGGTTAAACATAGAAAACTATTTAGGCGAGAGCCCATCACTTAATATCTTCCTGAGCTTGCTTCTGACCTGTCCGTCCACTTTTTCCACTTTCATTTGACTGTTTCTTGTTTTCGGAGCAGGTGTACAACCACCTGAAGTGTCAATCTGTTTTaggtttaaactgtatttcatcTTTAGAAATGCAGTGATGACCGAAGTTGACAAGACCTTTGATGTCTATAAGAACAAGAAATGGTGCGAAACTGCAGATGGGGTTTACATGTGGCGCAAGGTTGCTTACTCATCACTTGCCTATCCAGTTCCTGCTGATTCATGTGGTCTGTGTGTTCATGCGTTTCATGAGCTTGTGTCTGAGCCACAGTAACACCAAACCAGTGCTCATTGGCAAAATCGATTTATGAGTAGTATCAATTTGTTATCCACGGCAATTGCCCTGACATTCATCCACGTACTAGCACATATCCTGCTTTGAAGGTCAGCAGGTGAAAACAGTGTTTCACAAAGGCTATGCATGCAGTGGCAGTGTGCAAAACCTAGCAGTTAAACAAGTATCAGCCTCTCCCCTCAGAACCTGTTTAACCAGACCTGTCATCCTGGTGGCTCGCAGCCCTCGCAGCAGTTGACTTTAACTGCCTTCAGTTACTTGCGGTAGCTTGGCCCTGAGAGAGTAGATAATAGGAGAAGGTGatagaaaagagagggaggaggtaTTGGCATGGAGGGTGAAAGAGGCGGTGGATTTTGCTTGTCTTTGATGAGCAGCTGAACGCGGTTGAGAGAACAACCTTGCTGTGTCTGAGGCTTTGATTGGGAGTTATTTGCTCTGTCCCTTTTCTCACGACTCTCTTTCATGTTGTCACCCTGTCAGTCACATCACAGTCTGTGGTTTAGCAGCCGTGAGCTATTAAACACACTTCCGTCCCACTCACTTTCCTCACCTTTGAAACAGAGGAGAACCCTCTGAGCAAGGGAGCTGAGTAT
It includes:
- the tfap2c gene encoding transcription factor AP-2 gamma isoform X2, which encodes MLWKLADNVKYEDDCEERHDGNSNGNPRLPHLPAVSQHLYSPSPSLSHSASSDFQPPYFPPPYQPISYPQSSDPYSHLGDPFNINSLHQSASSNQQQWPGRQGQDGLGAHGRSGLASQILGLDGSSGVRREGFRRPELLPPHVHSIESSGIGDNMGMHDMGHGMDDVQHVDDHSIIMADQTVIKKGPVSLPKGNALGLPFQKESLLGMVSNPTEVFCSVPGRLSLLSSTSKYKVTVAEVQRRLSPPECLNASLLGGVLRRAKSKNGGRSLREKLDKIGLNLPAGRRKAANVTLLTSLVEGEAVHLARDFGYVCETEFPAKAIAEYLGRPHVERNEVNSRKNMLLAAKNICKEFTDLLTQDRSPLGNSRPAPIMEPGIQGCLTHFSLITHGFGSPAICAAMTSLQNYLNEALKQVDKMYLSSGSDTQGSSDSGSKSADKMDKHRK
- the tfap2c gene encoding transcription factor AP-2 gamma isoform X1, whose translation is MLWKLADNVKYEDDCEERHDGNSNGNPRLPHLPAVSQHLYSPSPSLSHSASSDFQPPYFPPPYQPISYPQSSDPYSHLGDPFNINSLHQSASSNQQQWPGRQGQDGLGAHGRSGLASQILGLDGSSGVRREGFRRPELLPPHVHSIESSGIGDNMGMHDMGHGMDDVQHVDDHSIIMADQTVIKKVLGLRGGRNLDRLQRTYYQGGILAGPVSLPKGNALGLPFQKESLLGMVSNPTEVFCSVPGRLSLLSSTSKYKVTVAEVQRRLSPPECLNASLLGGVLRRAKSKNGGRSLREKLDKIGLNLPAGRRKAANVTLLTSLVEGEAVHLARDFGYVCETEFPAKAIAEYLGRPHVERNEVNSRKNMLLAAKNICKEFTDLLTQDRSPLGNSRPAPIMEPGIQGCLTHFSLITHGFGSPAICAAMTSLQNYLNEALKQVDKMYLSSGSDTQGSSDSGSKSADKMDKHRK